The Mycobacteriales bacterium genome has a window encoding:
- a CDS encoding class I SAM-dependent methyltransferase — translation MSQFYPAAYFRGPLPNETVNRGEFKTWLFESRDRFAVGRGSLAGCLFFQLFPRYDLRSLVWLDPSPGQRLLDVGAGTGEWLRRLGELGVPLHLSGVDAFAPASDLVTPGTLSDISGETWDLLTFHHSLEHVGDPTLFLEQAGRVCAPGAKLLVDVPTVSSTAWARYGPDWVQLDAPRHFTLFSREGLIACAVRAGLRLIALRYASTGFQFWGSELIRYGEPLVDPAEPGLLPHQRARASFSRARMIGYEALAHVANARHRGDTLCAIFTPAEMPLR, via the coding sequence ATGAGCCAGTTCTACCCAGCCGCCTACTTTCGGGGACCGTTACCGAACGAAACGGTAAATCGCGGAGAGTTCAAGACCTGGCTCTTCGAATCACGTGACAGGTTCGCGGTAGGCCGCGGGTCCTTGGCTGGTTGCCTGTTCTTCCAGCTTTTCCCCAGGTACGACCTGCGCTCCTTGGTGTGGCTGGACCCGTCGCCTGGTCAGCGGCTGTTGGACGTCGGAGCAGGGACCGGAGAGTGGCTTCGCCGACTTGGGGAGTTAGGCGTACCCCTTCACCTTAGCGGCGTCGATGCCTTTGCCCCAGCCAGCGACCTGGTTACCCCGGGTACGTTGAGCGATATCTCCGGTGAGACATGGGATCTGCTGACCTTTCATCACTCTCTCGAGCATGTAGGGGATCCGACTCTCTTCCTCGAGCAAGCGGGTCGGGTGTGCGCACCGGGAGCGAAGTTGCTCGTTGACGTCCCCACCGTGTCCTCAACGGCCTGGGCCAGATATGGCCCCGACTGGGTGCAGCTCGACGCGCCAAGACACTTCACCCTCTTTTCCCGCGAGGGGCTGATCGCTTGTGCGGTTCGCGCCGGGCTGCGCCTTATAGCCCTGCGCTATGCAAGTACCGGGTTCCAGTTCTGGGGTAGCGAACTCATCCGTTATGGGGAGCCACTTGTTGACCCAGCGGAACCCGGGCTTCTACCGCACCAGCGCGCCCGCGCTTCTTTCTCCCGTGCGCGGATGATCGGTTACGAAGCGCTGGCGCACGTGGCTAATGCGCGCCATCGGGGCGACACCCTGTGCGCAATCTTCACACCGGCTGAGATGCCTCTGCGGTGA
- a CDS encoding DUF1972 domain-containing protein, which produces MRTLLRLRRRSDRLLVPIDFGLALLACYSAYVLRFGGELVPASLIVRYQALSLGAAAGWVVAARAAGLYSRAALRRGASNVEPTVGAAFCVGLALWIVEEIVTAGSVSRGWVGLVTLLLIVAGVGSRALVRRLRRILSPLGLGLERYALVGSGPAVRRLRNDLTRAPGAPFELVGDLPGELGPDEIAARARELHLDGLIMLPGSPAVQVAQLAASLAGEGIDVLLAPEVGQLDLRVASIAILHGVPLLRAAGLNPRRRGIRSAARKPPGGVAILGTRGIPANYGGFETFAERLALHLVAHGIPTTVYCRTHFATEESTWRGIRLITLPTIRNKYLDTVVHTFGSALHLILRGGPRNVILCNAANAPVIPLLRAAGRRVVLNVDGLEWRRSKWGSAGRTWYRMGEWMSVRLASVLVTDAEEVRTYYRVRHDSDSVMIPYGADLLERGSGQLPAAIPVVRDGYVLYVSRWEPENNPVLVAAAHAASGVELPLVMLGSAAYAPDLDVAVRRAAAATAVLPGAVYGAGYRALQANARCYIQATEVGGTHPALIEAMGAGNLCLVLDTPENREVAGPGGAWFFADETELTELLRRVERLDRGELSVLRTRTRDWAAAQYSWSSVGEAYLTLLGGSVPSDLKPSPIVSRDAAGP; this is translated from the coding sequence GTGCGGACGCTCCTACGGCTGCGACGGCGCTCGGACCGCCTCCTCGTGCCGATCGACTTCGGTCTCGCGCTGCTCGCCTGCTACTCCGCGTACGTACTGCGCTTCGGAGGGGAACTCGTTCCGGCTTCCCTAATCGTGCGCTACCAGGCGTTGAGCCTGGGAGCGGCTGCGGGCTGGGTGGTGGCGGCACGGGCGGCCGGGTTGTACAGCCGGGCGGCCCTGCGCCGCGGTGCGTCCAACGTCGAGCCCACGGTCGGAGCGGCCTTCTGCGTCGGGCTCGCGCTGTGGATCGTCGAGGAGATCGTCACCGCCGGCAGCGTGTCGCGGGGGTGGGTCGGGCTCGTCACCTTGTTATTGATCGTCGCCGGAGTCGGGTCGCGGGCCCTAGTCCGTCGACTTCGCAGGATCCTCTCGCCGCTCGGCCTGGGGCTCGAGCGGTATGCGCTGGTGGGATCCGGCCCGGCCGTCCGTCGGCTGCGCAACGACCTGACCCGGGCTCCGGGGGCGCCCTTCGAGCTCGTCGGCGACCTTCCGGGCGAGCTAGGACCGGACGAGATCGCGGCCCGCGCGCGAGAGCTTCATCTGGATGGACTGATCATGCTCCCCGGGTCGCCGGCCGTGCAGGTAGCACAGCTCGCGGCGAGCCTGGCCGGCGAGGGCATCGATGTGCTGCTCGCGCCCGAGGTTGGCCAGCTGGACTTACGGGTGGCGAGCATCGCCATCCTGCACGGAGTGCCCTTGTTGCGGGCCGCGGGACTTAACCCGCGACGGCGCGGCATCCGGAGCGCCGCCCGTAAGCCCCCGGGCGGGGTGGCCATTCTCGGGACCCGAGGGATCCCGGCCAACTATGGCGGCTTCGAGACCTTCGCCGAGCGGCTCGCGCTCCATCTCGTCGCCCACGGGATCCCGACCACGGTGTACTGCCGAACGCACTTCGCGACCGAAGAATCGACGTGGCGCGGCATCCGCTTGATCACGTTGCCCACGATCCGGAACAAGTACCTCGACACGGTCGTCCATACATTCGGCTCGGCCTTGCACCTCATCCTGCGCGGCGGACCGCGGAACGTGATCCTGTGCAACGCAGCCAACGCCCCCGTCATCCCGCTGCTGCGGGCCGCAGGCCGACGGGTCGTCCTGAACGTCGACGGCCTCGAGTGGCGGCGCAGCAAGTGGGGAAGCGCCGGGCGGACCTGGTATCGCATGGGGGAGTGGATGTCTGTACGGCTGGCCTCGGTGCTCGTCACCGACGCCGAGGAGGTGCGCACCTATTACCGGGTGCGGCACGACAGCGATTCGGTGATGATCCCCTACGGCGCTGACCTGCTCGAGCGCGGTTCCGGGCAACTACCGGCCGCGATCCCGGTAGTCCGGGACGGCTACGTGCTCTACGTGAGTCGCTGGGAGCCGGAGAACAATCCGGTGCTGGTCGCTGCGGCGCACGCCGCATCCGGGGTGGAGTTGCCACTCGTCATGCTCGGCTCCGCGGCCTACGCCCCGGACCTCGACGTCGCGGTACGCCGCGCCGCCGCTGCCACGGCCGTGCTCCCCGGCGCAGTCTACGGTGCGGGCTACCGGGCGCTGCAGGCCAACGCGCGCTGCTACATCCAGGCCACCGAGGTCGGCGGCACCCATCCCGCGTTGATCGAGGCGATGGGCGCCGGAAACCTGTGCCTCGTCCTTGACACCCCGGAGAACCGGGAGGTTGCCGGGCCGGGCGGCGCCTGGTTCTTCGCGGACGAGACCGAACTCACCGAGCTCCTGCGGCGCGTGGAGAGACTCGATCGTGGGGAATTGTCCGTCTTGCGTACCAGGACCCGGGACTGGGCGGCCGCCCAATACTCGTGGTCGAGTGTGGGCGAGGCCTACCTGACCCTGCTGGGGGGGAGCGTCCCGAGCGACCTCAAACCCTCCCCGATCGTGTCGCGTGATGCTGCTGGGCCCTAG